From the bacterium genome, one window contains:
- a CDS encoding TIM barrel protein, producing the protein MSFTLAVIADTHLPAMADTAQEACLDWALTTLAARPPEVLVVAGDITAAGSPEAAATFRRKLDGCGLTCLVTPGNSDLRDPAQRAAVLQALASPTVADHPECRVVLLDTCEGQVTDAARAALARAAEGVGDRALVVVTHILPEMLPLESRQWLEAWARRARPSLIVAAHSHRDREVCWAGAPTHTVRGLDPDKAIGGPPAAALFTLQDGGWQRSEWSFPGGTVEGWSDDEREEFGSLLGLACPGEAPDGLLRAAVEGVGCVELRARTAATEPEALREALGQWRAAGGRYLSWHMPDVPWHEDESEPPEVATWGELLRLGLQSGVQALTVHVPRVPVRLMQPGSPTWRSVADTFCRLLEPAAARGVRIVIENMHMTARDAPDDSRRYGYLPDECLAWVAELQARLGSEAVAMLLDLGHARNNDPFAGEFTLGAWYALVGRQTGGYHIHQVITASGGMHNHQPFTGFYGPLVSLSSFLWAWHTGQLNHAPVFIEVRDAEGQTASLQALRDGLSQGGVSA; encoded by the coding sequence ATGTCTTTCACTCTGGCGGTCATCGCCGACACACACCTGCCCGCGATGGCCGACACAGCCCAGGAGGCCTGCCTCGACTGGGCCCTGACGACGTTGGCGGCGCGCCCGCCCGAGGTCCTGGTGGTCGCCGGCGACATCACCGCCGCCGGCTCGCCGGAGGCGGCCGCCACCTTCCGGCGCAAGCTGGACGGCTGCGGTCTGACCTGCCTCGTCACCCCGGGCAACTCCGACCTGCGCGACCCCGCGCAACGGGCCGCAGTCCTGCAGGCCCTCGCCAGTCCCACCGTAGCGGATCACCCCGAGTGTCGCGTGGTCCTGCTAGACACGTGTGAGGGACAGGTGACCGACGCGGCGCGTGCGGCCCTGGCGCGGGCCGCCGAGGGGGTGGGGGACAGGGCCCTGGTCGTGGTCACGCACATCCTGCCGGAGATGCTGCCCCTGGAAAGCCGCCAGTGGCTCGAGGCGTGGGCGCGGCGGGCTCGGCCCTCGCTGATCGTGGCAGCGCACTCGCACCGCGACCGTGAAGTCTGCTGGGCCGGGGCGCCCACGCACACGGTGCGGGGTCTCGACCCCGACAAGGCCATCGGCGGCCCGCCGGCGGCGGCGCTCTTCACGCTGCAGGACGGCGGCTGGCAGCGCAGCGAATGGAGCTTCCCGGGGGGCACGGTCGAGGGCTGGTCAGACGACGAGCGAGAGGAGTTCGGCTCTCTGCTGGGCCTGGCGTGTCCCGGCGAGGCCCCCGACGGCCTGCTGCGGGCTGCTGTGGAGGGTGTGGGCTGTGTCGAGCTACGGGCCAGGACTGCCGCGACCGAACCGGAGGCCCTGCGCGAGGCCCTCGGGCAGTGGCGGGCAGCGGGCGGACGGTACCTATCCTGGCACATGCCGGACGTACCGTGGCACGAGGATGAGAGCGAGCCGCCGGAGGTCGCAACGTGGGGGGAACTGCTGCGCCTCGGCCTGCAGAGCGGGGTGCAGGCGCTGACGGTCCACGTCCCGCGCGTGCCGGTGAGGCTGATGCAGCCCGGCTCGCCGACGTGGCGCAGTGTCGCCGACACGTTCTGTCGGCTGCTGGAGCCGGCAGCCGCGCGGGGTGTCCGCATCGTCATCGAGAACATGCACATGACGGCCCGCGATGCGCCCGATGACTCGCGCCGCTATGGCTATCTGCCGGATGAATGCCTGGCCTGGGTCGCGGAGCTGCAGGCGCGGCTGGGGAGCGAGGCGGTCGCGATGCTGCTGGACCTTGGCCATGCGCGCAACAACGACCCCTTCGCCGGCGAGTTCACCCTCGGCGCCTGGTATGCCCTGGTGGGGCGGCAGACGGGCGGGTACCATATACATCAGGTCATCACCGCGAGCGGGGGCATGCACAACCACCAGCCCTTCACGGGTTTCTACGGCCCTCTCGTTTCCCTCAGTTCGTTCCTGTGGGCGTGGCACACCGGTCAGCTGAACCACGCGCCGGTGTTCATTGAGGTCCGCGACGCGGAGGGCCAGACGGCAAGCCTCCAGGCCCTGCGCGACGGGCTGTCACAGGGCGGGGTGTCGGCGTAG